The following are encoded in a window of Candidatus Eremiobacteraceae bacterium genomic DNA:
- a CDS encoding isochorismatase family cysteine hydrolase translates to MTEPKLDVARSALLVMDFQTSIVERFPAGQDELLAATAETIAAARRSKMRVMYVVVGFRPGSPEISARNKNFSAIKKSGGLSTDIHPRVAPAADDVIITKHRVGAFLGTDLDMILRANDIETLVLCGISTSGVVLSTLRYAADADYRIVVLRDCCSDSDIEMHTCLLEKVFPRQAAVVNSTEFIQGLA, encoded by the coding sequence ATGACTGAACCAAAATTGGATGTCGCGCGAAGCGCGCTGCTGGTGATGGATTTCCAGACTTCGATCGTGGAGCGGTTTCCGGCCGGTCAGGACGAATTACTCGCAGCGACGGCCGAGACCATCGCTGCCGCGCGTCGAAGCAAGATGCGTGTGATGTACGTCGTCGTCGGATTTCGCCCGGGGTCCCCTGAAATCAGCGCGCGCAATAAAAATTTCAGCGCGATCAAGAAATCGGGCGGACTTTCCACCGACATTCATCCTCGCGTAGCGCCGGCCGCTGATGACGTGATCATCACGAAGCATCGGGTCGGCGCTTTTCTCGGCACGGATCTCGATATGATCCTGCGCGCCAACGATATCGAAACGCTCGTGCTTTGCGGCATTTCCACCAGCGGCGTCGTCTTGTCGACGCTGCGCTATGCGGCCGATGCGGACTATCGCATCGTCGTCCTGCGCGATTGCTGCTCCGACTCGGACATCGAGATGCACACGTGTTTGTTGGAAAAGGTCTTTCCACGTCAGGCGGCGGTCGTCAACTCCACCGAGTTCATCCAAGGGTTGGCGTGA
- a CDS encoding pirin family protein: MSVRPIKRLIKSKPTLEGAGVHLRRAFGFDNTSDFDPFLLLDDFRNDVPEDYLPGFPWHPHRGIETITYVLAGTVQHGDSIGHSGTISSGDVQWMTAGRGIIHQEMPKGDATGRMHGFQLWANLPASRKMTAPRYQEVVSRDIPEVQDDDGTHVRIVCGEFWGKTGPVADVAIDPIYLDVTVPPGRRKTLPVQTTHHAFAYVVAGDAKFSNASDPLEVPTESDGWLDTAPPALAENRSLVLFDQGDEVMVQAGQDGVRFLLVSGKPLGEPVAWYGPIVMNTQEQLREAFTELREGTFLKDQGPAQSR, from the coding sequence ATGTCAGTGCGACCGATCAAACGGCTCATCAAGTCTAAACCGACGCTGGAAGGCGCCGGCGTGCACTTGCGGCGTGCGTTTGGATTTGATAACACGTCCGACTTCGACCCGTTTCTGCTGCTCGACGACTTCCGCAACGATGTGCCCGAGGACTACCTGCCCGGTTTTCCGTGGCACCCGCATCGCGGCATCGAAACAATCACCTACGTCCTTGCGGGAACCGTCCAACACGGCGACAGCATCGGGCACAGCGGCACGATCTCGTCGGGCGACGTGCAGTGGATGACCGCGGGCCGCGGCATCATCCATCAAGAGATGCCCAAGGGCGACGCGACCGGACGCATGCATGGATTCCAACTCTGGGCAAATCTTCCGGCATCACGCAAGATGACCGCACCCAGGTATCAGGAAGTCGTATCGCGCGACATCCCCGAGGTGCAAGACGACGACGGCACGCACGTCCGCATCGTGTGCGGAGAGTTTTGGGGAAAAACCGGCCCGGTGGCTGACGTCGCCATCGACCCCATCTACCTCGATGTCACCGTGCCTCCAGGCCGCAGAAAGACGCTGCCGGTTCAGACGACGCACCACGCGTTTGCATATGTCGTGGCCGGCGACGCGAAATTCTCCAATGCGTCCGACCCGCTTGAAGTACCGACCGAATCGGACGGCTGGCTCGATACCGCTCCGCCCGCACTAGCCGAGAACCGATCGTTGGTGCTCTTCGATCAGGGCGACGAGGTCATGGTGCAGGCCGGCCAGGACGGCGTCCGGTTTCTGCTCGTCTCGGGAAAGCCGCTTGGCGAGCCGGTGGCGTGGTATGGGCCGATCGTGATGAACACGCAAGAACAGCTTCGCGAAGCGTTCACAGAACTGCGAGAGGGCACGTTTCTGAAGGACCAGGGGCCGGCGCAGTCACGCTAG
- a CDS encoding dihydrofolate reductase family protein — protein MRKLTVFNHVTLDGYFVGANGDFSWAHSGTDDVEYSAFVEENAKGGGQLLFGRITYELMASYWPTAIAGQHDPIVAERMNNMPKVVFSRTLDQASWNNTRLITSDIVPVTRKLKDEPGPGMAIFGSGSVVSHLAAAGLIDEYQMVVDPVVLGTGRTMFEGVQERLILTLVGTRTFKNGKVLLSYEPAR, from the coding sequence GTGCGAAAGCTGACCGTGTTCAATCACGTGACGCTCGACGGTTATTTCGTCGGCGCAAACGGCGACTTCAGCTGGGCGCATAGTGGGACCGACGATGTTGAGTATTCTGCGTTTGTCGAAGAAAACGCGAAGGGCGGAGGCCAACTATTGTTCGGCAGGATCACGTACGAACTCATGGCAAGCTATTGGCCGACGGCGATCGCGGGCCAACACGATCCGATCGTAGCAGAGCGAATGAACAACATGCCGAAAGTCGTGTTCTCCAGAACCCTTGATCAGGCATCGTGGAACAACACAAGACTGATCACGAGCGACATCGTCCCCGTAACTCGCAAACTGAAGGACGAGCCGGGACCCGGTATGGCGATCTTCGGAAGCGGCAGCGTCGTCTCGCATTTAGCGGCGGCAGGTCTTATCGACGAATACCAAATGGTGGTGGACCCCGTGGTCCTCGGCACGGGGCGGACAATGTTCGAGGGCGTGCAAGAGAGACTAATCCTTACACTCGTGGGGACAAGGACTTTCAAGAACGGAAAGGTCTTGCTATCCTACGAGCCGGCGAGATAG